A part of Geotrypetes seraphini chromosome 9, aGeoSer1.1, whole genome shotgun sequence genomic DNA contains:
- the SELENOO gene encoding protein adenylyltransferase SelO, mitochondrial produces the protein MLMLAESNPQLFAMIGSREHIKKELDHTEEYTKLQELTANDLLKRNKERWKEWLQKYSVRLQKERENVVSLEAFNSARMKMMDSNNPKYILRNYIAQNAIEAAENGDFTEVNRVLKFLEKPYQEEESFHELQKDGPTDEVSAVGAACNSENRITLSYSSKPPLWAAELCVT, from the exons ATGCTCATGTTGGCTGAGTCAAATCCACAGTTGTTTGCAATGATTGGGTCAAGAGAACATATAAAAAAGGAGCTAGACCATACAGAAGAGTATACCAAGCTGCAGGAATTAACAGCCAATGATTTACTGAAAAGGAACAAAGAACGCTGGAAAGAGTGGCTGCAAAAATACAG TGTCCGCctacaaaaagagagagaaaatgttGTTAGTCTTGAAGCATTTAATTCTGCTCGTATGAagatgatggattctaataacccAAAATATATCTTGAGAAATTATATTGCACAAAATGCCATAGAAGcagctgaaaatggagattttACAGAG GTAAATCGGGTGTTGAAGTTTCTGGAAAAGCCTTACCAGGAAGAAGAGAGCTTCCATGAGTTACAGAAAGATGGTCCTACAGATGAAGTATCAGCTGTGGGTGCTGCCTGTAATTCAGAAAACAGAATTACACTTTCCTATAGCAGTAAACCTCCACTTTGGGCAGCTGAGCTTTGTGTTACATGA